From Heteronotia binoei isolate CCM8104 ecotype False Entrance Well chromosome 3, APGP_CSIRO_Hbin_v1, whole genome shotgun sequence, a single genomic window includes:
- the LOC132568933 gene encoding uncharacterized protein LOC132568933: MELVHSRVGTSCCKFCTAITYCQESSCVKNMTHKKMGQDEEEEAKEEEDDDEEESIVCVEYYLEMNDYDDVRWEQFIQIVEVAHEKVNPSCCDYCGEIAWYQERSWVRKKMERPQPPCVRDLYPGVGKTRAYSEVADVVPVKPEPSCCWECMTIYNMQSVKKDRKEDSLADAEHGTAGDSGPDMTDTSGDSGADTEHEAAEKAREPPVDEAQTPEQPTDADPDKEGEEEDARPCIEALFPDVWDRPVDFALLARCVSEEINPGCCYRCGLVALFQKEGYGAQGASVDVPKFTVFEVKGADLCKFLQRKVMERAEKQKQLGEKDENQNESE; the protein is encoded by the exons ATGGAATTGGTGCATAGTAGAGTGGGAACAAGCTGTTGTAAATTCTGTACAGCGATAACATATTGTCAAGAGAGTAGTTGTGTGAAAAACATGACACACAAGAAGATGGGacaggatgaggaagaggaggcgaaggaagaagaagatgatgatgaagaagaaagtaTAGTGTGTGTCGAATATTACCTAGAGATG AACGACTATGACGATGTGAGGTGGGAACAGTTTATACAAATTGTGGAAGTTGCGCATGAGAAAGTGAATCCTTCATGTTGTGATTATTGCGGAGAAATAGCGTGGTATCAAGAACGCAGCTGGGTGAGAAAGAAAATGGAACGCCCACAACCTCCCTGCGTGCGAGATTTATATCCGGGT GTAGGGAAAACTCGAGCATATTCGGAGGTGGCGGATGTCGTCCCTGTGAAGCCGGAACCAAGTTGCTGCTGGGAATGCATGACCATATATAACATGCAATCTGTAAAGAAGGATCGTAaggaagattccctagcagatgccgAGCACGGTACCGCCGGTGATTCCGGACCGGACATGACGGATACCTCTGGAGATTCCGGAGCAGACACGGAGCATGAAGCCGCGGAAAAGGCGAGGGAACCCCCGGTTGATGAAGCGCAAACACCTGAACAGCCAACGGATGCTGATCcggacaaggagggggaagaagaagacgccCGCCCCTGCATCGAGGCTTTATTCCCTGAT GTGTGGGACAGACCCGTTGATTTCGCACTACTGGCCAGATGCGTTAGCGAGGAGATAAACCCAGGCTGTTGCTACCGCTGCGGACTGGTCGCCCTGTTTCAAAAGGAGGGATACGGTGCCCAAGGCGCATCTGTAGATGTTCCAAAGTTTACGGTGTTTGAAGTAAAGGGGGCAGACCTGTGTaaatttctgcaaaggaaagtgaTGGAGCGTGCTGAGAAGCAGAAACAACTCGGAGAAAAAGATGAGAATCAGAACGAGTCAGAGTGA